AATCGCTTTTTGACAACAAGCGATCTGCCGCTATGCTGCAGCGTTTGCGCAGCGCCAAAGTCTGCCGGGGGGATACTCCCCCCGGCGAGCTTTGCCCCTTAGGGGCTAGCTATCGCCACGGTTGTCATCCACAATAGCTGCGACTCTATTACAAAACAGCGGCGGCAAAGCACATTCAGTGATGGGGATAGGGTAAAAGCCGCCCCGCCAGAGTCCAGTGTCAATGCCCGGACAGGGAAAAGATTAAAAGGGAAAGGGGAAAGGGAACCTCAGAACTAAACTTAGGGGTGACGCCTTACCCAACCCTAAAGAATTTTCTTCTCCCCGACACTCCCACACTCTTACACCCTTACATCCATACCCCCCTAGTTTTTGTCAGAGAATACGCTTGTACTCTTGTTTGTAAAAGTTTGCTGTCGTCAACAGTGGAAATCGTTTAAGCTAACGGAAAGATTCTTTCATTCTTGGCAAAAAGGCGGTAGTGTGCCTAAACGGATTGGTTTGATTTCTCTTTTGGTTGTTTGTTGTGGTTTGTCCATACCTCAACCTACCAATGCACAAGCATTAGTACCTCATACACTGCAACTTGATGCGGCGAAGTTGGAGCAGCAGGGTTTAGGTTTGGCAAAGGAAGCAGCACAACTCGCGCAGTTTCAACAGTTTGAACTCGCTCTACCAAGAGCTCGCTTAGCATCACAACTGGCTCCTAAGAACGATAAAGTGTGGTTTCTCTTAGGTGGGTTGTATTTGCAAAGTAAAAAATTGGATGATAGTATTAACGCTCTGAAAAAAGCACAATCTCTCAATCCAAAAAATGGCGACGTTCAGTTTGCTTTGGGTTCGGCTTACTTTCAGCAGCAAAAGTACCAAGTAGCTGCGAGTTACTACCAGCAGGGTTTGAACTTAAAGCCCAATGATCCAGAGGGATTGTTTGATTTGGGCAATGCTTACTACATGCAGAATAAACTTCCAGACGCCCTCATCCAATATAAAAAAGCTGTTTCCTTTAACAAAAAATTCTGGCCCGCCATTAACAATGTTGGATTAATTTTGTATGAACAGGGTGATATCCAGGGCGCAATTAAGCAATGGCAAGACGCTGTTGGGATGGAGAAACAAGCCGCAGAACCCTTATTAGCATTGGCAGTAGCTTTATATGCCAAAGGCGATCAAAGACAAGCCCTAGCTATGGGACAAGCTGCAGTCCGCATTGATGAACGCTATGCTGATTTAGATTTTCTTAAACAAAATCTTTGGGGCACACGCTTGCTGTCTGATACGAAAAAATTCTTAGAATTACCTGGCATTCAAGCTGCTCTCCAGCAACGTGAAGAACCTTCAAATTCGACCACCAGGCAACGAATGACCCCTCAGTAAAGAAGGAGGGAAGGAGGGAAGGAGGGAAGGAAGAAAGCAGGGAAGAATATTTTCCCACACTTGTTCAGTTCCACACTCTCATACTCCCACACTCCCTCACTCTCCCCATGGCTACTTGCTGAAAATCTCATCTAATAGTACATATATATTATTCTATCAATGAAGCAGTAGCTCAATCGCAATCTATGTGTTGAGCTACTGTTCGAGGTATGTTCTTAAGAAAAGGACACTACTATGGAAATGTGCTAAATGCAGTTTACCGTGGGGAAAATATTCTTTTATGCCCCAAATGGTGTGTTCAGTTGTTCTGTTGAGGTAGCAGTGCCAAGATCTGGTCAACAAACTGTTGGTGGTCCACAATCGGCTTAGATATGTAGCCATCAGCACCACTTTGTTTGAGAAAGTTCTCGCGATCGCCTTCCATAGCGTGTGCTGTTACCAAAATAATAGGTAAAATAGCTGTTTGCGGATCGGATTTTAGCATTTGTGTAATTTTGATACCATCAACAGACTTACCTTGGTAAACACTTCTTGACAGAGAAACATCCATCAAGATAATGTCAACTTCTCCCGATTGGGCAATTTTGATAACTTCTTCTACATTTTCAGTATGTTTCACCTGCAAGCCACCTCGCTTAGTCAAGATTTTGGAAAAAACGCGAGCATTAATCAGATCATCTTCGACAATCAAAACAGTTTTCATGAGAATTTGACTTTTGTTTGTGCATCTTAACTAAAAGCACACAGGCTAGTGAACAGGACAATACCATCTAATTAAAACTTTGTGTGCTTTCTTTGAAATAATCAATATAAATCTTTGTCAACAAGGATAATACTACTGCTTTCTATCCTGTGACTATCAAGATTGTGTAATGAAGAGTATTTCATCCGTGATGCTGTGGTTGCTGCAGTCTTCGTTAACGGCAAATTCTGTGTAGTGGAAATTTAGGAAAAAAACTCATGGCAAAACAGTTAAACCTTCTCTGTGAGGGACAGGTCATTACCACAGCCTTGCATACCGAGATGCAACGGTCTTATCTCGAATATGCCATGAGTGTCATTGTTGGGCGAGCGTTACCAGATGTGCGAGATGGCTTAAAGCCAGTTCACCGACGCATTTTGTATGCCATGCACGAATTAGGGCTGACGCCGGATCGACCCTATCGTAAGTGCGCGCGTGTGGTGGGAGACGTGTTAGGTAAGTATCACCCTCACGGTGACCAAGCAGTTTATGATGCCTTAGTCAGGCTGGTACAGGACTTTTCCAGTCGCTATCCTTTACTAGCAGGACATGGTAATTTCGGGAGTGTGGATAATGACCCGCCTGCGGCGATGCGTTATACAGAAACGCGTCTTTCACCTATCAGCCACGAGGGAATGCTGACGGAAATTGGTGAAGAAACGGTGGATTTTATCGGTAACTTCGATAATTCCCAACAAGAACCAACCGTATTACCAGCACAGTTACCATTTCTCTTGCTCAATGGCAGTTCTGGTATTGCTGTGGGGATGGCGACGAATATTCCACCGCATAACTCAGGGGAAGTGATAGATGGGTTGATAGCATTAATCGATAACCCCGATTTAAGTAATGAAAAATTATTTGAGATCATTCCTGGACCAGATTTTCCCACTGGTGGTGAAATTGTAGGTAACGCTGGAATAAAAGAAGCGTACACCACAAGTCGAGGCAGTATTGTGCTGCGGGGAATTGCCCAAATTGAGGAAGTTGCGCAAAGTAAGGGAAACAAACGGCGGACAGCAATTGTGGTTACAGAATTGCCTTATCAGGTGAATAAGGCTGGTTGGATTGAGAAAGTCGCGGACTTAGTAAATCAAGGTCGGCTTCAAGGAATTGCAGATCTTCGCGATGAAAGCGATCGCCAGGGAATGCGCGTCGTGATTGAACTCAAACGCGATACCAATCCTCAAGAAGTTCTCCAGAATTTGTATCACCAAACCGCCTTGCAAAGCAACTTTGGGGCGATTCTCCTCGCCTTGGTGGATGGACAACCGCGTCAGTTGAGCTTGCGTCAACTGTTGCAGGAGTTTTTAAGTTTTCGGGAGCAAACACTGAACCGTCGCTACTCTCATGAATTGGATAAGGCTCAAACTCGGCTGCATTTGGTTGAAGGTTTACTCAAAGCACTATCTCACGTAGATGAGGTTGTAGAGATTTTACGAAGTGCTGCTGATGGGACTACAGCAAAAATGAGCTTGCAAAACCGACTGGATTTGAGTGAGGTGCAAGCGGATGCAATTTTGGCTATGCCATTGCGACGTTTAACGAATTTAGAACAGCAAAACTTACACAAGGAGTATGAGCAACTCAATGAGCAAATTCAGTTGTTGCGCACGTTGCTGGACGATAGACGAGAATTATTGAAGTCACTCAAAAAAGATTTGCGATCGCTCAAGCGCAAATACAATGATGATCGTCGGACTAGGATAGCACAGGAGCATACCAGCAGGGGAGATCTTGAAAACAAGAGCACCAGAGCACAGGAGGATATAGAAAATACAAAATCCAAACTTGAAAATCCTAAACTGGAAGCACCGTCAGAACAAGTCGTATTAGAGTTTACGCACAGGGGATATGTACGTCGCTCTCAACCTTCACCCCGAAAGGCGAGAACTGACAACGGTACATCCGATAATGATATCGTGCTCAAAAGTGTGTTAACTGACACAACAAAAGACTTGCTGGTACTCACCAGTGGGGGTAAGGTTTACCCAGTGAATGTAGCGGATATCCCTCCCAGCAGTGGACGTTCTGCACGGGGAACACCATTGATTACCTTGCTCTCAAATTCTGCTCAGCAGGACGCTCAAGAAGGTGTGATTAACCGCTTTGTATTACCAGATGATCCAGAAAATAGTGAGATTGTTCTTTTGACTAAGCAAGGAAGAATCAAGCGTTTGTCCTTGACAGAATTGACTAACCTCACTCGTCGTGGAATAACTATCTTGAAACTCAAAGACGACGATGAATTGTTATCCACTTCACTCACCACTGGAAGGGAACATTTGGTTTTAGCAAGTTCGGGTGGGCGAGTCTTGAAGTTTGAGGTTAATGAGAATCAATTCCCGATTATGGGTCGCGCTGCGATGGGTCTGCAAGGTTTACGCGTGCGCCAGCAAGAAGAAATGGTTGGTTGTGTGACTTCAAACACAAAGGAAAACCTGTTACTGGTAACTCAACTGGGATACGCTAAGCGCATTCCTGTAAGTGGTTTGCGGGCGGCGAATCGGGGTGATATCGGAACTCAAACCTTTAAATTCAGCAACAAGACTGACATTTTAGCAGGAATTGTACGAGCGATCGCAGGTGCTGAGGTGGCTGTAGTTACCAATCACCAACGGCTGGTACGCCTTGGAGTGGAAACAGTTCCAATCTTGGGTAAAGATAGCCCTGGTGAAAGTATTCTTCAACTTAGTCGTGAAGAAAAAATCATTTCTGTGATTGAACTACACTCGTAATGCTCAGTCTACAACTCTGGTCTAGGGATACTATGCTGATCATTGCTGGGTAATTGCTAGGCAGTGCCCATCCCAATACCGTTCGGTTAAGAAATTTACTCGTTGATGCAGGCTGGGGCAGCTGGGGGAGTCAAGAGGCAGGGGGCAAAGAACTAATTGTCCAATAATTCTTTCCTCCCCTGCAACCCAAGCGCTTATCCGAACTATATTGGTGCCCACTCTACAAATACTTTCACTTAACCGTAAGTACTAGCGTAAGTTAAGCTGTGCTCGCTTAGCCTCAGTTACGGAGTCGCGCTATAAAACAAGTAGTCAGAAGTGTAATTGACTCGCTTTTGGGTGCCTACACTCTTGTTTTGACATCCTTGAACGGGGGGTTTGCCACCCACAGTATTCACCCGTTGGA
This portion of the Brasilonema sennae CENA114 genome encodes:
- a CDS encoding tetratricopeptide repeat protein, translated to MPKRIGLISLLVVCCGLSIPQPTNAQALVPHTLQLDAAKLEQQGLGLAKEAAQLAQFQQFELALPRARLASQLAPKNDKVWFLLGGLYLQSKKLDDSINALKKAQSLNPKNGDVQFALGSAYFQQQKYQVAASYYQQGLNLKPNDPEGLFDLGNAYYMQNKLPDALIQYKKAVSFNKKFWPAINNVGLILYEQGDIQGAIKQWQDAVGMEKQAAEPLLALAVALYAKGDQRQALAMGQAAVRIDERYADLDFLKQNLWGTRLLSDTKKFLELPGIQAALQQREEPSNSTTRQRMTPQ
- the gyrA gene encoding DNA gyrase subunit A produces the protein MAKQLNLLCEGQVITTALHTEMQRSYLEYAMSVIVGRALPDVRDGLKPVHRRILYAMHELGLTPDRPYRKCARVVGDVLGKYHPHGDQAVYDALVRLVQDFSSRYPLLAGHGNFGSVDNDPPAAMRYTETRLSPISHEGMLTEIGEETVDFIGNFDNSQQEPTVLPAQLPFLLLNGSSGIAVGMATNIPPHNSGEVIDGLIALIDNPDLSNEKLFEIIPGPDFPTGGEIVGNAGIKEAYTTSRGSIVLRGIAQIEEVAQSKGNKRRTAIVVTELPYQVNKAGWIEKVADLVNQGRLQGIADLRDESDRQGMRVVIELKRDTNPQEVLQNLYHQTALQSNFGAILLALVDGQPRQLSLRQLLQEFLSFREQTLNRRYSHELDKAQTRLHLVEGLLKALSHVDEVVEILRSAADGTTAKMSLQNRLDLSEVQADAILAMPLRRLTNLEQQNLHKEYEQLNEQIQLLRTLLDDRRELLKSLKKDLRSLKRKYNDDRRTRIAQEHTSRGDLENKSTRAQEDIENTKSKLENPKLEAPSEQVVLEFTHRGYVRRSQPSPRKARTDNGTSDNDIVLKSVLTDTTKDLLVLTSGGKVYPVNVADIPPSSGRSARGTPLITLLSNSAQQDAQEGVINRFVLPDDPENSEIVLLTKQGRIKRLSLTELTNLTRRGITILKLKDDDELLSTSLTTGREHLVLASSGGRVLKFEVNENQFPIMGRAAMGLQGLRVRQQEEMVGCVTSNTKENLLLVTQLGYAKRIPVSGLRAANRGDIGTQTFKFSNKTDILAGIVRAIAGAEVAVVTNHQRLVRLGVETVPILGKDSPGESILQLSREEKIISVIELHS
- a CDS encoding response regulator is translated as MKTVLIVEDDLINARVFSKILTKRGGLQVKHTENVEEVIKIAQSGEVDIILMDVSLSRSVYQGKSVDGIKITQMLKSDPQTAILPIILVTAHAMEGDRENFLKQSGADGYISKPIVDHQQFVDQILALLPQQNN